From Thermoflavifilum aggregans, a single genomic window includes:
- the rfbB gene encoding dTDP-glucose 4,6-dehydratase: MEKTILITGGAGFIGSHVVRWFVTHYPQYQILNLDLLTYAGNLENLTDIEHQPNYRFIKGDITDEAFIQQLFTQYQIDAVIHLAAESHVDRSIMDPLAFVRTNVLGTAVLLNACRRHWDMNLEKHLFYQVSTDEVYGSLGPTGYFSEHSRYDPRSPYAASKAGADHLVRAYFHTYQLPVVISNCSNNYGPYQFPEKLIPLVIRNIQQNKPIPVYGKGENVRDWLWVEDHVRAIDLIFHHGKRGETYTIGGNNEWKNIDLVKLICRLMDEKLGRPPGSSERLITFVKDRAGHDQRYAIDASRIRQELGWEPSVSFEEGISRTIDWYLSHQEWLEHVTSGTYQQYYEQQYVIREHTRS, encoded by the coding sequence ATGGAAAAAACTATTCTGATTACGGGCGGTGCAGGATTTATCGGCTCGCATGTGGTGCGCTGGTTTGTGACCCATTATCCGCAATACCAGATCCTCAACCTGGATCTGCTCACTTATGCAGGCAATCTGGAAAATCTTACCGACATTGAACATCAGCCCAATTATCGTTTTATCAAAGGCGATATTACCGATGAAGCTTTTATCCAGCAGTTGTTTACACAATACCAGATTGATGCTGTAATCCATCTGGCAGCAGAAAGCCATGTGGATCGTTCCATCATGGATCCATTGGCGTTTGTGCGTACCAACGTGCTGGGTACAGCTGTACTACTCAACGCCTGCCGCCGGCATTGGGACATGAATTTGGAAAAACATTTGTTTTATCAGGTATCAACCGATGAAGTGTATGGCTCACTTGGGCCTACGGGATATTTTTCAGAACACTCCAGATATGATCCCCGTTCGCCCTATGCGGCTTCCAAAGCAGGTGCCGATCATCTGGTAAGAGCTTATTTTCATACCTATCAGCTGCCTGTAGTAATATCCAATTGTTCAAACAATTACGGACCTTATCAGTTTCCTGAAAAGCTGATTCCTTTGGTCATCCGCAATATTCAGCAAAACAAGCCTATACCTGTATACGGCAAAGGAGAGAATGTGCGCGACTGGCTGTGGGTGGAAGATCATGTGCGTGCCATTGATCTGATTTTTCATCATGGCAAACGGGGGGAAACCTACACCATTGGTGGAAATAATGAGTGGAAAAATATTGACTTGGTGAAATTGATTTGCCGGCTTATGGATGAAAAACTGGGCAGGCCGCCAGGCAGCAGCGAAAGGCTGATAACCTTTGTAAAAGACCGCGCCGGCCATGACCAGCGTTATGCCATTGATGCATCGCGTATCCGGCAGGAGCTGGGCTGGGAGCCTTCCGTGAGTTTTGAAGAAGGTATTAGCCGCACGATCGATTGGTACCTTTCGCATCAGGAATGGCTGGAACATGTTACCAGCGGTACGTATCAACAATACTACGAACAGCAATATGTGATTCGTGAACATACCCGATCTTAA
- a CDS encoding UDP-glucuronic acid decarboxylase family protein, with the protein MERKRILITGAAGFLGSHLCDRFVQEGFHVIGMDNLLTGSLRNIEHLFPLENFEFYFHDVTKFVHVPGKLDYILHFASPASPIDYLQKPIQTLKVGSLGTHNLLGLAKEKKARILVASTSEVYGDPEVHPQPEEYWGHVNPVGPRGVYDEAKRFMESITMAYHNFHGVETRIVRIFNTYGPRMRLNDGRALPAFMTQALTGQDLTVFGDGSQTRSFCYVSDLVEGIYRLLFSDYHLPMNIGNPDEISLLDFAKEILELTGSKQKIVFKPLPTDDPKQRRPDITKARTILGWEPKVSRREGLRLTLEYFKKHIDELTSSHNT; encoded by the coding sequence ATGGAAAGAAAACGTATTCTCATTACCGGTGCTGCAGGTTTTTTGGGTTCGCACCTGTGCGACCGCTTTGTGCAGGAAGGTTTCCATGTGATTGGCATGGACAATCTGCTAACCGGTAGCCTGCGCAATATTGAACATTTGTTCCCGCTGGAAAATTTTGAATTCTATTTTCACGATGTTACCAAGTTTGTACACGTCCCTGGCAAATTGGATTACATTTTGCATTTTGCCTCACCTGCCAGTCCGATAGATTATCTGCAGAAGCCCATTCAAACCCTGAAAGTAGGTTCACTGGGCACGCATAATCTGCTGGGGCTGGCTAAGGAAAAAAAAGCACGGATACTGGTAGCTTCTACTTCAGAAGTGTATGGAGATCCGGAGGTGCATCCGCAGCCCGAAGAATATTGGGGGCATGTGAACCCGGTGGGGCCACGCGGCGTGTATGATGAAGCCAAACGTTTTATGGAATCCATCACCATGGCTTATCACAATTTTCATGGTGTGGAAACCCGCATTGTGCGTATTTTCAACACCTATGGTCCCCGCATGCGCCTCAACGACGGGCGCGCCTTACCGGCTTTTATGACCCAGGCGCTTACCGGACAGGATCTTACCGTATTTGGTGATGGTTCGCAGACCCGTTCCTTCTGTTATGTGTCGGATCTGGTGGAAGGGATATATCGCCTGCTGTTCAGCGATTATCATTTGCCCATGAACATTGGCAATCCGGATGAAATTTCTTTGCTTGATTTTGCAAAAGAAATCCTGGAGCTTACCGGCAGCAAACAAAAAATTGTTTTCAAACCTTTGCCTACCGATGATCCCAAACAACGCAGGCCCGATATTACCAAGGCTCGCACCATCCTTGGCTGGGAACCCAAAGTGAGCCGGCGCGAAGGTTTGCGCCTGACGTTGGAATATTTCAAAAAGCATATAGATGAACTTACTTCTTCTCACAACACCTGA
- a CDS encoding 3-deoxy-D-manno-octulosonic acid transferase, translated as MRWLYYLGIRLYVWGIRLAALWMPKARLWIQGRRMQQRLMDDWQLPQNRRRIWMHCASAGEYEQGRPVLEAIRKLCPDAFLIVSFFSPSGYEARKSDTLPDLKVYLPADLPGMAQAFLHKLRPHLALFVKYEFWYGYIHALQQQKIPCILISARFEHRSFFFRFYRPFFIRLLKGFTRIFVQDEASAQWLLEQGIRQADVSGDTRFDRVLQIAAQWQPDQVVERFLQGRKVIVAGSTWPEDEQLWIDCVRQMDLGCPMIIVPHEIRDKHIGQLLSSWPGKGIRYSELAARQEQNMDSFDLLVVDRMGLLARIYAYGWLAYVGGGFGAGIHNILEAAVYGIPVMFGPRYRSFREARDLVRLGAAFSVQDKHAMAQLLDHLKRTNLAAMGTIAGNYVKTQAGATGKIVNYLAENRFLTMA; from the coding sequence ATGCGCTGGCTTTATTATCTAGGAATCAGGCTGTATGTATGGGGTATCAGGCTTGCAGCCCTGTGGATGCCTAAAGCAAGGCTTTGGATACAGGGTCGCAGGATGCAGCAGCGGTTGATGGATGACTGGCAGCTGCCACAAAATCGCCGGCGTATCTGGATGCATTGTGCTTCAGCCGGAGAGTATGAACAGGGAAGGCCTGTGCTGGAAGCTATCCGCAAGCTCTGCCCGGATGCTTTTTTGATCGTTAGTTTTTTTTCTCCCTCCGGATATGAAGCCCGTAAATCAGATACCCTGCCGGATCTAAAGGTATATCTGCCTGCCGATTTGCCGGGCATGGCTCAGGCATTTTTACACAAACTTCGTCCGCATCTGGCTTTATTTGTGAAATATGAATTCTGGTATGGATATATTCATGCCCTGCAACAGCAAAAGATTCCCTGCATCCTGATTTCAGCCCGGTTTGAACACAGATCATTTTTTTTCAGGTTTTACCGGCCATTTTTCATCCGGTTGTTAAAGGGTTTTACCCGTATTTTCGTTCAGGATGAAGCATCGGCGCAATGGCTGCTGGAGCAGGGCATCCGTCAGGCAGATGTGAGCGGGGATACCCGGTTTGACAGGGTTTTGCAGATTGCAGCCCAATGGCAGCCCGATCAGGTGGTTGAACGTTTTCTGCAGGGAAGAAAGGTGATTGTGGCCGGAAGCACCTGGCCAGAGGATGAACAATTATGGATTGATTGCGTAAGGCAAATGGATTTGGGATGTCCGATGATCATTGTACCGCATGAAATCCGAGATAAACACATTGGGCAGCTGTTATCCTCGTGGCCCGGAAAGGGTATTCGTTACAGCGAATTGGCCGCAAGGCAGGAACAAAATATGGATTCATTTGATCTGCTTGTTGTGGACAGAATGGGTTTATTAGCCAGGATATATGCTTACGGGTGGCTGGCTTATGTGGGTGGAGGATTTGGTGCCGGTATCCACAATATCCTGGAAGCGGCCGTGTATGGCATTCCCGTGATGTTTGGTCCGCGCTATCGGTCATTTCGCGAGGCGCGGGATCTGGTGCGGCTGGGTGCAGCCTTTTCCGTACAGGATAAGCACGCCATGGCTCAGTTGCTGGATCACCTGAAGCGAACAAATTTGGCTGCCATGGGGACCATTGCCGGCAATTATGTGAAAACGCAGGCCGGCGCTACCGGAAAGATTGTGAACTATCTGGCAGAAAATCGTTTTTTGACAATGGCATAA
- a CDS encoding DegT/DnrJ/EryC1/StrS family aminotransferase, producing MHTPIQMVDLKRQYQKIKSEINQAISEVLESCAFIQGPQVHAFAEHLQQYLNVKHVIPCANGTDALQIAMMALDLQPGDEVITPSFTYIATAEVIALLKLKPVFVDVDPHTFCMDVEAVRQAITPRTKAIVPVHLFGQSVDMQPLLELAEAHHLAVIEDNAQAIGCSYRFKDGSSQKTGTMGHIGCTSFFPSKNLGAYGDAGALCTHDDALAYKIRMIANHGQSQRYYHDLVGCNSRLDSIQAAILDVKLRYLDQYIAARQQAANRYDAGFADIPQITVPHRADYCTHVFHQYTILVPPDQRNALQQYLAQQGIPSMIYYPVPCHQQKMFSSLPYVAHSLKTTEWLSERVLSLPMHTELDDEQQDFIIEKIRRFFS from the coding sequence ATGCATACACCTATCCAGATGGTTGACCTAAAAAGGCAATATCAGAAAATCAAATCCGAAATTAATCAAGCCATATCCGAAGTATTGGAAAGTTGCGCATTCATTCAGGGGCCGCAGGTACATGCATTTGCCGAACATCTCCAGCAATATCTGAATGTAAAACATGTCATTCCCTGTGCCAACGGTACAGATGCATTGCAAATAGCCATGATGGCGCTGGACCTGCAGCCGGGTGATGAGGTTATTACACCTTCATTTACCTACATAGCCACAGCAGAAGTGATTGCTCTGCTGAAACTTAAGCCTGTGTTTGTCGATGTAGATCCCCATACCTTTTGCATGGATGTAGAAGCCGTGCGCCAGGCTATTACACCACGCACAAAAGCTATTGTACCGGTACACCTGTTTGGCCAAAGCGTAGATATGCAACCCTTACTGGAACTGGCTGAGGCCCATCATCTGGCTGTTATCGAAGATAATGCACAGGCCATTGGCTGCAGCTATCGTTTCAAAGATGGTTCATCCCAAAAAACAGGCACCATGGGGCATATCGGCTGTACTTCCTTTTTTCCCTCCAAAAACCTAGGAGCTTACGGCGATGCAGGAGCCTTATGTACCCATGATGATGCATTGGCTTACAAAATACGCATGATTGCCAATCACGGCCAAAGCCAACGATATTATCATGATCTGGTGGGCTGCAATTCGCGACTAGACAGTATTCAGGCTGCCATTCTGGATGTGAAACTGCGTTATCTGGATCAATATATCGCTGCACGCCAGCAAGCTGCAAACCGCTATGATGCAGGCTTTGCAGATATTCCACAAATCACAGTACCTCATCGGGCCGATTATTGCACCCATGTATTTCATCAATATACGATTCTGGTACCGCCCGATCAGAGAAATGCCCTCCAGCAATATCTGGCCCAGCAAGGCATTCCATCCATGATTTATTATCCGGTCCCCTGTCACCAGCAAAAAATGTTCAGTTCACTGCCCTATGTTGCACATTCCCTGAAAACAACAGAGTGGCTTTCGGAACGGGTGTTATCTTTACCCATGCATACAGAACTTGATGATGAACAGCAAGATTTTATTATTGAAAAAATACGGCGTTTTTTCAGTTAA
- the rfbC gene encoding dTDP-4-dehydrorhamnose 3,5-epimerase, protein MPFESTAFEGLFIFTPKIFFDDRGYFFESYNQQVFAEAGYPIQFVQDNQAFSRYGVIRGLHYQRPPHAQSKLIRVLKGKILDVVVDLRPASATYRQVFAIELSEENKKQLFIPRGFAHGYAVLSETAEVLYKCDAFYHPESEEGLRYNDPELGIDWQIPADKQIVSLKDQRLPLLHSLPVYDAW, encoded by the coding sequence ATGCCTTTTGAAAGCACTGCATTTGAAGGCTTATTCATTTTTACACCCAAGATATTTTTCGACGACAGGGGATATTTTTTTGAAAGCTATAACCAGCAGGTATTTGCAGAAGCCGGATATCCGATACAATTTGTGCAGGATAATCAGGCTTTTTCCCGATATGGCGTGATCCGCGGGCTTCATTATCAACGGCCGCCGCATGCCCAATCCAAATTAATCCGCGTTTTAAAGGGTAAAATTCTGGATGTGGTCGTTGATCTTCGCCCTGCGTCTGCTACCTATCGCCAGGTATTTGCCATTGAGCTTAGCGAGGAAAACAAAAAACAGTTGTTTATTCCCAGGGGCTTTGCACATGGTTATGCCGTACTTTCTGAAACGGCTGAAGTGTTGTATAAATGCGATGCATTTTACCATCCCGAAAGCGAAGAGGGATTGCGGTACAATGATCCGGAGCTGGGGATTGATTGGCAAATACCGGCTGATAAACAAATTGTTAGCCTCAAGGATCAACGGCTTCCCCTGCTGCATAGCCTGCCTGTTTACGATGCCTGGTAG
- a CDS encoding UDP-glucose dehydrogenase family protein produces the protein MKITIVGTGYVGLVTGTCFAESGNQVTCVDVDEEKVNKLRNGIITIYEPGLEKLFQRNLRDKRLHFTTSLADGIDDSEVVFLALPTPPGANGEADLSYVLQVAEQLGKLLKKYTVVVAKSTVPVGTCAKVKETIARQTSVEFDVVSNPEFLREGVAVEDFMKPDRVVIGTDSERARKIMYELYAPFVRQGNPILFMDIPSAELTKYAANAFLAMKISFMNEIAILCEKLGANVDMVRRGIGSDTRIGKRFLFPGIGYGGSCFPKDVQALVQSARGVGYDFKILQAVMEVNERQKTYLIPSILKYFNGDIRGKRFALWGLAFKPNTDDIREAPSLYMIRELLAHGATIRAFDPEAIQNVRKQLGDQIEYANDQYHCLENADGLIIATEWNEFRLPDFERMRALLRQKVIFDGRNLFELEKMQDEGFHYISIGRKPVL, from the coding sequence ATGAAAATTACGATTGTTGGAACAGGCTATGTGGGCCTGGTCACCGGAACCTGTTTTGCAGAAAGCGGAAATCAAGTTACTTGTGTGGATGTAGATGAAGAGAAAGTCAACAAGCTCCGCAACGGCATTATTACTATTTATGAACCTGGCCTGGAAAAGCTTTTCCAGCGCAACCTGCGCGACAAACGGCTGCATTTTACCACTTCCCTGGCCGATGGTATTGACGACTCAGAGGTGGTATTCTTGGCCCTGCCCACGCCGCCGGGGGCCAATGGCGAAGCCGATTTGTCGTATGTATTGCAGGTGGCAGAACAGCTGGGCAAGCTTTTAAAGAAATACACCGTGGTAGTGGCCAAAAGCACCGTACCGGTGGGCACCTGTGCAAAAGTGAAGGAAACAATAGCTCGTCAAACAAGCGTTGAATTTGATGTGGTATCCAATCCTGAATTTTTGCGTGAAGGTGTGGCGGTGGAAGATTTTATGAAGCCCGATCGCGTGGTCATTGGCACCGATTCGGAACGGGCGCGTAAAATCATGTATGAACTGTATGCTCCTTTTGTGCGGCAGGGAAATCCGATTTTATTTATGGATATTCCTTCAGCCGAGCTGACCAAATATGCAGCCAATGCCTTTCTGGCCATGAAGATTTCATTCATGAATGAAATCGCTATTCTCTGTGAAAAATTGGGTGCCAATGTAGATATGGTTCGAAGAGGCATCGGCAGCGATACCCGTATTGGCAAACGTTTTCTGTTCCCAGGTATTGGCTATGGCGGCAGCTGCTTCCCGAAAGATGTGCAGGCGCTGGTGCAATCTGCACGGGGTGTGGGATATGATTTTAAAATTCTGCAGGCCGTCATGGAAGTAAATGAAAGGCAAAAAACCTACCTGATTCCATCTATCCTGAAATACTTCAACGGAGATATTCGGGGGAAACGTTTTGCCCTCTGGGGACTGGCCTTCAAACCCAATACCGATGATATCCGGGAAGCGCCAAGTTTGTATATGATCCGCGAACTGCTTGCCCACGGCGCCACCATCCGTGCCTTTGATCCCGAAGCCATTCAAAACGTGCGCAAACAATTGGGCGATCAGATTGAATATGCCAATGATCAGTATCATTGCTTGGAAAATGCAGATGGATTAATTATCGCTACGGAATGGAACGAATTCCGCCTGCCGGATTTTGAGCGCATGCGGGCTTTGCTCAGACAAAAAGTTATTTTTGATGGCCGGAATTTGTTTGAATTGGAGAAAATGCAGGATGAAGGTTTTCATTATATCAGCATTGGCCGCAAGCCGGTCCTATAA